A window of Enterobacter cloacae genomic DNA:
GTAACAGCAAAGCTGCATACCGGTTTCTGGGTAAAATCCTCAACAACGTGAAGAAGTGGCAGATCCCGCGATTCATCAACACGGATAAAGCGCCCGCCTATGGTCGCGCGCTTGCTCTGCTCAAACGCGAAGGCCGGTGCCCGTCTGACGTTGAACACCGACAGATTAAGTACCGGAACAACGTGATTGAATGCGATCATGGCAAACTGAAACGGATAATCGGCGCCACGCTGGGATTTAAATCCATGAAGACGGCTTACGCCACCATCAAAGGTATTGAGGTGATGCGTGCATTACGCAAAGGCCAGGCCTCAGCATTTTATTATGGTGATCCCCTGGGCGAAATGCGCCTGGTAAGCAGAGTTTTTGAAATGTAAGGCCTTTGAATAAGACAAAAGGCTGCCTCATCGCTAACTTTGCAACAGTGCCCAATAATTTTCGATATCCAAACTGACCCCTATTGAACAATCACACAAGCCAACCAGCTAGGACGGGTAGACATTTTCTTGTGTGTTGTAACTACTTACTCAAAGCACGTTTATCTTCCCTCGATTTTACAGCACTACTAATTGTCCCTCGACTACAGGCCATAATTTTCTGAACCTGGCTCCAAGAACTACCGCTATCGAGCAACCGATTAATTGCATCGTATCGAGCCTGATTGACCTGACGCCCCTTATATTTTCCCTCCTTTTGAGCTTTATTAATCCCCTGCCTTTGACGTTCCCGGCGTTGTTCATAATCACGACGAGCCACAGCAGCCAGCATATCAAGCAACATATCGTTGATTGCAGCAAACATGCGACTATCAAAATCATGGCTCGCTGAAGCAATCCAGGTTGTCGGTACGTTGATGGCCATCACTCGAATATCCTTCTGGCGAATCAACTTCTTCAGGCTGTTCCAGTCTTCACCAGTTAAGCGTGAAAGCCGATCAACATCTTCAATGAGGAGAATATCGTTCTGTCGGCAGTCGTTCAGCAGTCTGAATAATTCCGGTCGGTCGAGCCGCGAACCAGATTCATTCTCGATGTAGTAATTGCAGATGTTAAGGCCACGCTCATCAGCAAAGCTATCGATCGCAGCGAGTGCGCGAGAAGCGTCTTGTTCAGATGTTGAGGCGCGTAAATAAGCCCGGACAAAGCTTTGCGGTACGGTATGAGTCACAATGTCGAACCAGTTCAATTTAGGTTATTAAAGCATAACCATATAGTACCTGTTTCGCATGGTATTTTAAAGGCATACTCTAAAAGAACCAAAAAACAAATAATGAGTAGATGTGACCTTGTCACTACACACTCATAAACTCAAACACTCATATACACATAAACTCATATTAACCTTTACTCATACAAAGAGTATGATAAACTCAAAAACTCACAGGAGTAATTGAGTAGACACACAATTGAGGATTTGAGTATGAAGGTGATCTCATTTCTGAATCCGAAAGGGGGTTCAGGTAAAACAACTGCCGTAATCAACATAGCCACTGCGTTGAGCAGGAGCGGATACAACATTGCTGTGGTAGATACAGATCCACAAATGAGCCTGACGAACTGGAGCAAAGCGGGCAAGGCAGCATTTGACGTATTTACAGCAGCATCTGAAAAAGACGTCTATGGAATCCGAAAAGATCTGGCGGACTATGACTTTGCTATTGTGGACGGGGCAGGTTCACTCTCAGTAATCACCTCCGCAGCCGTCATGGTAAGCGATCTGGTAATTATCCCTGTCACCCCCAGCCCTCTGGATTTCTCCGCAGCAGGAAGCGTCGTTACTGTTCTGGAAGCACAGGCTTACAGCCGCAAAGTTGAAGCCCGCTTTCTGATCACCCGTAAGATAGAAATGGCAACCATGTTGAATGTGCTTAAAGAAAGTATCAAAGACACCGGTGTTAAAGCATTTCGTACAGCTATTACACAACGTCAGGTTTACGTGAAATCAATTCTTGATGGCGACAGCGTGTTTGAATCCAGTGATGGTGCTGCAAAAGGTGAAATAGAAATCCTTACAAAAGAGATAGTTAGAATGTTTGAGTAATTACACATTTACTCATATAATCAAATAAGTATAAA
This region includes:
- a CDS encoding resolvase encodes the protein MTHTVPQSFVRAYLRASTSEQDASRALAAIDSFADERGLNICNYYIENESGSRLDRPELFRLLNDCRQNDILLIEDVDRLSRLTGEDWNSLKKLIRQKDIRVMAINVPTTWIASASHDFDSRMFAAINDMLLDMLAAVARRDYEQRRERQRQGINKAQKEGKYKGRQVNQARYDAINRLLDSGSSWSQVQKIMACSRGTISSAVKSREDKRALSK
- a CDS encoding IS6 family transposase; this translates as MNPFKGRHFQRDIILWAVRWYCKYGISYRELQEMLAERGVNVDHSTIYRWVQRYAPEMEKRLRWYWRNPSDLCPWHMDETYVKVNGRWAYLYRAVDSRGRTVDFYLSSRRNSKAAYRFLGKILNNVKKWQIPRFINTDKAPAYGRALALLKREGRCPSDVEHRQIKYRNNVIECDHGKLKRIIGATLGFKSMKTAYATIKGIEVMRALRKGQASAFYYGDPLGEMRLVSRVFEM
- a CDS encoding cobyrinic acid a,c-diamide synthase, coding for MKVISFLNPKGGSGKTTAVINIATALSRSGYNIAVVDTDPQMSLTNWSKAGKAAFDVFTAASEKDVYGIRKDLADYDFAIVDGAGSLSVITSAAVMVSDLVIIPVTPSPLDFSAAGSVVTVLEAQAYSRKVEARFLITRKIEMATMLNVLKESIKDTGVKAFRTAITQRQVYVKSILDGDSVFESSDGAAKGEIEILTKEIVRMFE